From a region of the Lactuca sativa cultivar Salinas chromosome 4, Lsat_Salinas_v11, whole genome shotgun sequence genome:
- the LOC128133279 gene encoding DNA-directed RNA polymerase subunit alpha-like yields MKGQADTIGIAMRRALLGEIEGTCITRAKSEKISHEYSTIMGIQESVHEILMNLKEIVLRSNLYGTCEASICVRGPGYVTAQDIILPPYVEILDNTQHIASLTEPIELVIGLQIEKNRGYLIKAPNTFQDGSYPIDPVFMPVRNANHSIHSYENGNKEILFLEIWTNGSLTPKEALYEASRNLIDLLIPFLHTKEENLNLEGNQHMVPLPPFTFYDKLAKLTKNKKKWR; encoded by the coding sequence ATGAAAGGTCAAGCAGACACAATAGGCATTGCTATGCGAAGAGCTTTGCTTGGAGAAATCGAAGGAACATGTATCACACGCGCAAAATCTGAGAAAATATCACACGAATATTCTACCATAATGGGtattcaagaatcagtacatgaaattttaatgaatttaaaagaaATCGTATTGAGAAGTAATCTCTATGGAACTTGTGAGGCGTCTATTTGTGTCAGGGGCCCCGGATATGTAACTGCTCAAGATATCATCTTACCGCCTTATGTAGAAATCCTCGATAATACACAGCATATAGCTAGCTTGACGGAACCCATTGAGTTGGTTATTGGATTACAGATAGAGAAGAATCGCGGATATCTTATAAAAGCGCCAAATACCTTTCAAGATGGAAGTTATCCTATAGATCCTGTATTCATGCCTGTTCGAAATGCGAatcatagtattcattcttatgaaAATGGTAACAAAGAGATACTATTTCTCGAAATATGGACAAATGGAAGTTTAACTCCTAAAGAAGCACTTTATGAAGCCTCCCGGAATTTGATTGATTTATTGATTCCCTTTTTACATACCAAAGAAGAAAATTTAAATTTAGAGGGCAATCAACACATGGTTCCTTTACCCCCTTTTACCTTTTATGATAAATTGGCTAaactaacaaaaaataaaaaaaaatggcgTTGA